The Granulicella sp. 5B5 nucleotide sequence ACCAAAACCTTCATCTCAAACAACAAAACAGGCAACCTCCACCCGAGGTTGCCTGTTCTCTTAACTCCCTACTCCCTAAACCGGAGTAATAATCCCCCCAACCGGCAACGAAGTCGGCAGCGTTCCCGGCCGCTTCAGCTTCATCGCCTCCGCAGTCATGTCTGTATACTTCAGCCCCGCACCGGTATTGAACAGCACCACGCGCTCACCACTCTTGATCTCGCCACTCTTCAGCAGGGAGTCATAAGCGGCCGTCGCAGCCGCGCCTTCAGGCGATAGGAAGATCCCCTCCTCCTTCGCCCAGTCCAGAATCGACTCCAGGATCGCCGCATCATCCGAGCTCACCGCGCGCCCACCCGACTGCTTCAGGATGTCCAGGATAATGTAGTCCCCATAAGGCTTCGGCACGCGTAGCCCGGCAGCAAACGTCGCCGCATTCTGGAAGAACTCGCTCGTCTCTTTCCCAGCCTCGAACGCCGCCGTCACCGGCGCGCAACCCGCAGCCTGCAGCGCATACATCCGCGGACGCTTCCCTTTCACCCAGCCCAGCTGCTCCATCTCCTCAAACGCCTTCCACATCCCGATCAGCCCCACGCCTCCGCCCGTCGGATAGAACACCGCATCCGGATACTCCCACCCCAGCTGCTCCACCAGCTCATACCCCATCGTCTTCTTGCCCTCTACGCGGAACGGCTCCTTCAGCGTCGAGATATCGAACCAAACGTCCTCAGCGGCCAAACCACTCTCGCGCTGCGCCATGATCCTCTCGCTCACCATCCGCGCGCAGTCGGAGATCAATCCATCCACCATCGTCACCTCAGCGCCATACACCACGCCCTCCAGATAGTTGGCGAACGGCACATCCTGGGGCATAAAGATATGCGCCGCGATCTGCCCGGCCGCCGCATACGCCGCCAGCGCTCCAGCCGCATTGCCCGCCGAAGGCACCGCCAGATGCCGCAGCCCATAGTGCTTCGCCATCGTCACCGCGAGCCCCAGCCCGCGCGCCTTGAACGTCCCCGTCGGGTTCGCACCCTCTTCCTTCACAAACAGCCCGTCATACCGCCGGCTCCGCAGCATCGGAGTCCAGCCCTCACCCAGCGTCACCGGCTTCACATCCGGCAGCACATCGGCATAGCGCCACATCCCAGCACTCGTCTGTCCATTCGCAGTCGACTCCGCCGCAATCTGCGCGGGCCTCTCGCGTTTGGCTGTCTCGCGCAACGCATCCATGTCATAGCGCACATACAACGAACCCGCATCCACCGGGCAAAGCGTCTGTGGAGTCTCAGCAGAGACCCTGTGGTGGCAACGGGAGCACTCAAGATAAGCAATAGCCGGCATCCGTCCATGGTACTGCGACACAACGCCTCCTACTCGCACAACTCACTTCAATGACGGCACAAGAAACCCCACACTCTGCCATTACAATCAACGCTTCCAGCCTCCACCTCGAATCCCACAGCCAAACATCGCCTACCCTATAGGAATGGCAATCAGCCTCATCGCCGTCGACATGGACGGCACGCTCCTCAACTCCGATGGCCGCGTCAGCGCGCGCAACCGTGCCGCCCTCAAAGCCGCCGCAGACGCCGGCATTGAGACCGTCATCGCCACCGGTCGCCGCCACACCTATGCCATGCGCGTCCTCCGCGACCTTGAGCTCAATCCGTCTCACGCCGTCGTCAGCTCCAACGGCACCGTCATCCGCACCATCGGCGCGCAGCTCCTGCACCGCACCCACATGACCACCGCCAGCGCCCTCTGGCTCTGCGACCACGTCGCCGACTTCCGCAACACCCTCGTCCTCACCTTCGACACCGCCGACCACACCGGCGAAGACTCTCGCGGCGCCCTTGTCGTCGAGCACTTAGACGACCTACACACAAGCATCGGCCGCTGGATGCGCTCCAACGAGCCCTACATCCTCCATGTCGACCGCCTCGAAGACGCCCTCACAGGCGACGCCCCCATCCAGGCCATGCTTTGCGGCACCGTCGACCGTATGGCCCTCGCCGAAGCCCGCCTACTCGAGCACCCGCTCGTCACCGCCGTCGGCTCCGAGCCAAAACCCCACGCCGAAATCACCCTCCACCGCACCATCTACCCCGAACGCAATCTCTCCATCGTCGACATCCTCCCCGCTGGCTGCTCCAAGGCCTCAGCGCTGCAGCAACTCGCAGCCCTCCGCGACATCTCCACCAACGACATCCTCGCCATCGGCGACAACTGGAACGACCTCCCCATGCTCCGCCTCGCCGGCTCAGCTGTCCTCATGGACAACGCCCCCGACGACCTCAAACAGTTAGCTCACAAGCACGGCTGGCCCATCGCCCCCGATAACAACCACGACGGCGTCGCCATCACCATCGAAAACGCCCTCGCCAACGCCCTCACCACCCTCGGCTCCTAGCCTCTGATCGCAGCTCGCTGAAACTGCGCTTTGGATGAACCCGCCTTCAGGCATGAAATTGTGCGTGGGATAAACTCACCCTCTGGCATGAAATTCTGCTTTGAAGGGTACGAGCTTTAGCTCGTACGTTGGAACTCTCAAGGTACGAAGGGGCTTCAGCCCCGGAGGGAATCCCCCCCTGCTTCCCAACGCCCCAAAATGCTAGTCTCATACCTAGTGCCGCGCCCACGCCCATCTCGGACAACCGTCATCGCCGTCTTGTGCGCCATCGGCCTCGCCAGCTCCGCACACGCCCTCGAGCGCGTCAACCTCACCACCGGCTTCTCTTACGACTGCGTCCGCAGCGAGCCGCTCGACGCAAGCCACGTCCGCCTCTATCTCTACACCCCCGGCAGCACCGCCTCCGCCAACGACTTCGTCGTCATCGCCGCCCGCGAGATCGCAAGCATTGAGAAGCTCCCCGATCCGCCCGCACCCAAGCCCATCGTCGCGCCCACACATCCTCCAGCAGACGTCCACGATCTCCTCGCCCGCGCCGGCCAGCAGCACAACATCGACGTCGAACTCCTCGCCAGCGTCGTCAAAGCCGAGAGCGGCGGCCATGCCCACGCAGTCTCCCGCGCCGGCGCTCAGGGCCTCATGCAGCTCATGCCCTCCACCGCCCGCGACCTCGGCGTCAAAGATCCCTTCCAACCTGACCAGAACATCGCCGGTGGCGCCGCTTACCTCGACTCGCTCCTCACCCTCTACAACAACAATCTCGACCTCGCGCTCGCCGCCTACAATGCTGGTCCCGCCGCCGTCGCACACTATCACAACCGCGTCCCTCCCTACGCCGAGACGCGCGCCTATGTAGTGCGCGTCGAAAACGAGTTCATTCGCCGCAAGAAGGCCGCACAACGCGCCGCCCAGCACGCGGCCACTCTCACCGCAACGGTCGTCCCTTGAGCACGGTCCCCGCTCCACCTGCGAAGCCTCGCACTGGCGGCCTTCGCAACCTCACCCTCGCACTCATCGCCCTCCTCGCGATCGCCGCCCTCGCCTACGCTCTCCGCAGCCGCCTTCACATCGACTGGACCTCTCTGCTGCAGCAGTTCCACGCGGTCTCCTGGCTGCGCGTCGGCATCGGGATCGTACTCATCTACCTCTGCTTCGTGCTCCGCGCCGCGCGCTGGTCCGTCCTGCTCGCGCCCATGCGTAAGGCCTCTCTGCGAGACCTCCTGCCCGCACAGATCCTCGGCTTCACCGGCGTCGCCATCTTCGGCCGCGTCGCCGACCTCGCGCGTCCTTACATGATCGCGCGCCGCACCTCCACGCCCGTCACCACGCAGATCGCCATCTACTCCATCGAGCGCGCCTTCGATCTCGCCGCCGCCGCCACGCTCTTCTCACTCGCTCTCGCCTTCGCACCACGCTCCACCCCGCACCACGACGCCTTCGCCCGCGCCGGCATCCTCTCCCTCGCGCTCACCCTCGCTCTTGCACTCATCGCGCTCTCGATCCGCCTCGCCGGCCATCGCCTCGCACAGCTCATCGAGCGGCTTCTGCAACCCGTCTCCGCATCGCTCGCCTCCAAACTCGCCGCGCGCATCCTCGACCTCCAGAAAGGCTTCGGCGCCATCTCCAGCTTCTCCGAGTTCGCCCTCGCCATGTCGCTCTCCCTCATCATGTGGGCCGGCATCGCCGGCTGTTATCTCATGGGCGCCACGGCCTTCCGCGCCACGCCGCAGCTCGCTAATTTCAGCATCTCCGCCACCATGCTCGTCATGGCCACCGGCATGGGAGGCTCCATCGTCCAGCTCCCCATCCTCGGCTGGTTCACCCAGGTCGCGCTCTTCGCAGCCACCATGCACGCTCTCTTCGGCGTCCCGCTTGAGACAGCCACCGCCTGCGCCGCCATGATCTTCACTATGACCAACCTCTCCGTCATCCCCGGTGGCCTGCTCACCGCACAGATTGAAGGCATCGGCCTGCGCGAGACCGTCGTCCTTCGCAATACTCCTTAGCTTCCCATTTGCCCCATCCGGTACGCTGATAAGAGCGCCATGTCGACCCTCGCCCTCGTCAGCATCATCGTCACCTCAGCCGCCCTCTTCGGTTGGCTCAGCATCCGTGTCATCCGGCTGCCTATCACCATCGGCACCATGCTGCTCACTGTCATCGCCTCCGTACTCATGATGTTCCTCGGCCGCGCCGTCCCTGCTCTGCCTGCCTGGGCCATCAGCCTTGCCGGACGCGTCCGCTTTGAAGACCTCATCCTCCACGGCATGTTGGGACTTCTGCTCTTCGCCGGCGCCTTCCTGCTCGACCTCGACTACCTCTTCCGCGAAAAGCTCTCCGTAACGCTGCTTGCGGTCATCGGCACGCTACTCTCCACCGCCGGCATCGCCGTCCTGATGCACTTCACGCTGCCCCTGCTCGGCATCCCCGCACCCTGGCTGGAGTGCCTCTTCTTCGGTACCCTCATCTCCCCCACCGACCCCGTCGCCGTCCTCGAAATGCTCCACCGCGTCGGCGTCCCCAAGAACATCCAGGCCCAGCTCGCCGGCGAGTCCCTCTTCAACGACGGCATCGGCGCCGTCCTCTTCCTCGCCGTCCTCGCCGCCTCACGCGGCCAGGCGCCCTCACTCAGCCACCTCGGCGCGCTCCTCGTCATCGAATCCGGCGGCGGCCTCATCCTCGGCATCGCCCTCGCCAAAATCGCCTCCGAGCTCATGCGTCGCGTCGAGGCCTACCAGGTCGAGGTCCTCCTCACCCTCGCTCTCGCCCTCGGCGGCTACGCCCTCGCCGAAACCCTGCGACTCTCCGCCCCGCTCGAAGCTGTCGCCGCCGGCCTCGCCCTCCGCCACTTCAACATGGGCCACACCCACGCCGAGATCTCCCACGACTCCCTCGACCGCTTCTGGCGTGTCATCGACGAGGTCCAGAACGCCATCCTCTTCGCCCTGCTCGGCTTCGAGGTGCTCCTCATCCCCTTCACCTCGCACTCCTTTGAGTCCGGCGGCCTCGCCATCCTCGCTGTCACGCTCGTGCGCATCGCCGTCGTCACGCTGGTCCTCAGCCTCGTTCGCCTGCTCCAGCCCGGCCACGCCTCCTCGCTCATCACCCTCAGTTGGGGAGGTCTCCGCGGCGGCCTCTCTATCGCTCTCGCGCTCTCTGTCCCCTATCTCTACAGCCACACCTGGATACTCGCCACCACCTACCTCGTCGTGGTCTTCTCGGTAGTCCTGCAAGGCGGCACGCTCGACCTCTTCCTCAAGCGCGCCGGCAGATTCCAATAACGCTGGCCCCACAGACTTCTGAAACACAGACTTCTGAGATTGGAGACGACACCGTGTCCCGCCCGTATCTCCAACCTCGCTTTTATCCTCTACCCTCTAACCTCTACACTCTGTTCTATGAAATGTCCGTACTGCGGGTTCACTCAGGACAAGGTCATCGACAGCCGTGAAAGCAAGGAAGCGGACTCCATCCGCCGCCGCCGCGAGTGCGAACGCTGCAACAAGCGCTTCACCACCTACGAGCGCCTCGACGAGATCCCCTACATGGTCGTCAAGAAAGACGGCCGCCGCGAGCCCTTCGATCGCCAGAAGGTTCTCACCGGCCTGCTCCACTCCTGTCAGAAGCGCAAAGTCTCCGTCACCCAGATGCAGGAGATCGTCGATGCCGTCGAAGCCTTCGTCGTCGACTCCGCCGAGCGCGAGCGCTCCACCGCCTCCGTCGGCGAGCTCATCATGACCCGCCTCCGCGAGATCGACACCGTCGCCTACATCCGATTCGCTTCGGTCTACCGCGACTTCAAGGACGTCAACGAGTTCAAGGAAGAGCTCGAAGGCCTCCTCAGCAACCGCACCACCCGAGGCCGCCGCGACCGCGACACCCCGCGCTAGGTTCCGCCCACCTTGTCTCCCCCATAAGGTGTCATCCGGAGCCCATAGGCTGTCATCTCGACCGCAGCCCATGATGTGTCATCTCGCCACCCATGATGTGTCATCTCGACCGGAGCAGGACAGTCTCATCGTCCTGCGCAGTGGAGAGACCTGCATGTGAGTGCCACCCGTGCTTCAAAGGATAGCCTCACCGCGCCCAGGCCAACCCATCCGCCTCCGGCCCCGCCGTAATAATCGCCTTCACCGTCCACGTCTTCAAGTCGATCGCCGCCACCTTCCCGCTCGTATTGCAAGACACATACGCGACCTTCTCATCCGGCCGGATCAGCACCTCCTGCGGCGCCATCGGCACATCAATCGTCTTCGCCACGGTCAGCGTCTTCAGGTCGATCACCGCCACCTTCCCCGCTGCCGGAATCGCCAGCACCAGCCACCTCCCATCAGCCGTCGGCGCACCGCCATAGCCCAGCCCCGGCAGAGGTACCCGCTTCACGACCTTCCGCGTCGCCGTATCGATCACCGCCAGCTCCGGCTTCACATAGTTCGACGTGAATACCAGCTTGTCGTCGTTCGAGATCGCAATCCGCTGCACCTTCTCCGCCACCGGAATCACTGCAAGGGTCTTGCGCGCCCTCATATCCAGCACGCTCACCGTCCCCGGCCCCACATTCGCCGTATACCCCAGCCGCCCATCATGCGACAGCACCAGCATGTGCGACTGCTCCTGCCCCGTCGGCACCGAGCCTACAATCTTCAGCGTCTTCGGGTCGATGATCGTGATCGACTTATCCAGCTCCGTCGTCACATAGAGCATCCCGCTCACCGGATCCAGCAGCGGACGATGCGGCCGCACCCCATGCCCAAACTCCACATGCGCCACAATCTTTCGCGATGGCACATCGATCACCAGCATCTCGTGCCCATCGATCCCCGGCTTGCCCACGCCCACGCTGCCATAGATCGGCAGGTACGCCGTCTTCCCATCGGGCGACACGGCCAGCTCATGCCCATGCACTCCCGGCGTGTTCTCCGCGATCGTCGCAACCTGACGGTTGCTCACGGGGTCGATGATCCCCACCGTCGCATCGCCCTGGTTCGCCACCAGCAGCGACTGCGCCTGCACACCCATCGCCAGCCCGCACACACCCACAACCGAAACAGCCCATAGTCTTCGCATGGCAGAGAAGCATACTGCACGGTTACCGCTCCCCGCCACAGCAGCCGCACCAAACCAGCCTTTACAATGAAAATGACGGCCTGAAGCAGCCATAGACCTCCATCCGGGCAGACCGCAGCTCGGAACAATTCTTGGCGCCTCAGCCTCCACACGCCCTCTAAAGGAACCCGACCGGATGTCCACTCGCACGCACCAAATCACGCTGATCGCCGGCGACGGCATCGGCCCCGAGGTCTCCGCCGCCACCGTCAGCATCCTCGAAGCTGCCGGCAAGCAGACCGGCTGCACCTTCGACTGGCACCGCTACAACGCCGGTGCCGACGCCTTCGAAAAGACCGGCGAGTACATCCCCAAGGCCCTCTACGACTCCATCGAGCACACCCGTGTCGCCCTCAAAGGCCCCGTCACCACCCCCATCGGCGGCGGCTTCTCTTCGATCAACGTCACTCTGCGCAAAAAGTTCGATCTCTACTCCAACTTCCGCCCCGTCAAATCCCTCCCCGGCCTCAAGACCAAGTTCCCCGACATCGACATGGTCATCTTCCGCGAGAACACCGAGGACCTTTACTCCGGCGTCGAAGTCATGATCAACCCCGACCTCGCGCAGTCCTTCAAGATCATCACCACCAAGGGCTCCACGCGCATCGCCAAGTCGGCCTTCGACTACGCGAAGAAACACAACCGCAAGAAGGTCCACGCCATCCACAAGGCCAACATCATGAAGCTCTCCGATGGCCTCTTTCTGCGTTGTTGCAAAGCCGTCGCCGAGCAGTTCCCCGGCATCACCTACGCCGAGCACATCGTCGACAACACCTGCATGCAGCTCGTCATGAACCCCTGGCAGTACGACATCATCCTCACCGAAAACCTCTACGGCGACATCCTCTCCGACCTCTGCAGCGGCCTCATCGGCGGCCTCGGCCTCGTCCCCGGCGCCAACCTCGGCACCGAGTGCGCCATCTTCGAAGCCGTCCATGGCTCGGCCCCCGACATCGCCGGACAGGACAAAGCCAACCCCACCGCGCTCCTTCAGTCCGCCGTCCTCATGCTCCACCACATCGACGAGACCGACACCGCCAACAACGTCCAGACCGCCCTCGAAAAGGTCTACGCCACAGGCACAACCCTCACCCGCGACGTAGGGGGCACCGCCGGCACCAAAGCCTTCGCCGAAGCTGTTATAGCAGCTCTCTAAATCCGATCAATCCCCAAACAGCGAGAGCCACGGCCTCAACCGTGGCTCTCGCTGTTGCGTGTCTTCCATTGCGCCCTCTGCGGGCTTTTACTCTGCGCCCTCTGCGTGAACGCTTTTGCCGCGCGAGAGCCGCAGGCGCGAGCGCACCCACCGCGGCATAGAATAACTACGTGATGACCTCCCGCACACTCGCCGCCATCTTCCTCGCCTCCGCTCTCACCCTCACCGGCTGCAAGCACGCAGCGGCCCCCGAAACCACCACAGCCACACCCACCACCACCGCCAGCAACCTCCCACCCGCAACCCCCGCCGTCGACCCCGCCACCGCCGGCACCATCACCGGAGCCGTCAAGTTCGACGGCAAGGCCCCGCGCGCGTCCCCATCGACATGAGCATGGACCCCGCCTGCGCCATGGCCGCCACGCCCAACACCTCTGAGGCCGTCGTCGTCAACGACCACCTCCTCCAGAACGTCTACGTCTACATCAAGTCCGGCCTGCCCGCATCCTCCGCTCCCGCCGGTGCCGCGCCCGTCGTACTTGACCAGAAGGGCTGCCGCTACACGCCGCACGTCATCGCGGTCCAGCAGGGCGGCACCGTCGAGTTCAAAAACTCCGACCCCACCATGCACAACATCCACACCACGCCCACCGACGGCTCGCCCTCCGTCGACGTCTCCGAAGGCCCCATGGGCGCGCCTCAGACTGAGCACTTCGACAAAGTCGAGACCATGCTCCCCGTCCGCTGCAACAACCACCCCTGGATGCAGGCGTACATCAACGTAGCGTCCACTCCCTACTTCGCCGTCACCGGAGCCAACGGCGGCTTCGTCATCCCCAACCTCCCGCCCGGCACCTACACTCTTGCCGCCGTACAGGAGACCCTCGGCGAAAAGGACATCCAGGTCACCGTCCCCGCCAAAGGCACCGTCAAGACCGACTTCACCTTCGCCGCCAAATAGCCTCAAACTGAGCCAAGGTCTCGCCACAGCAACCGTGGCGAGACTTGGCTAACTTCGCGCACGTGGCGGGAGACGCAACCGCCCGAACACGAGTAACCACCCGCACCTTTAACCTCGAAAATCCGGCCACCGGACAACTCTGCACCGCCAATCGTTCTCGAACCTAGAGACCACGGTTCGCCGTCTCTCGAAAGGCTCGTCCATGAACGTCCTGCTCACCACGCACGCCATTCCGCTCTGGTTCCTCGTTCTCTCGCTCTTCCTTCCCCGGCTCTGCATCTTCATCGCCTGGCTGCAGCACGGCATGGGCCACTACATCCCCGCCGCCGTCAACCTGCTTGACGTCATCGTCTGGCTCCTCATCCCCCGCCTGCTCATCCTCTTCTGGATCTATACCGATCAGGGCATCAGCCTCTGGTTCGTCATCCACGCCATCGCTCTCGTCATCGCCTGGGGCGGAGGCGGCTCCCGCATCTACTCCCGCCGCCGCGTCACCTACGTCGACTAACCTTCACCATCACCACGGCCCGCACGCAACCACCAGCGTGCGGGCTTATCGACGCAGTTCCTACTCCCTATTCCCCACTCCCTACTCCCTGCCTCTTGCGCTATCCTAGAAAGATTATGGAACGGCGCAACGTAGGTATTCTTGGCGCGACCGGTGCGGTCGGCCAGCGATTCATCCAACTCCTCGCAGACCACCCCTGGTTCAACATCACTTGGCTCGCCGCCAGCGCCCGCTCGGCCGGCAA carries:
- a CDS encoding YncE family protein — translated: MRRLWAVSVVGVCGLAMGVQAQSLLVANQGDATVGIIDPVSNRQVATIAENTPGVHGHELAVSPDGKTAYLPIYGSVGVGKPGIDGHEMLVIDVPSRKIVAHVEFGHGVRPHRPLLDPVSGMLYVTTELDKSITIIDPKTLKIVGSVPTGQEQSHMLVLSHDGRLGYTANVGPGTVSVLDMRARKTLAVIPVAEKVQRIAISNDDKLVFTSNYVKPELAVIDTATRKVVKRVPLPGLGYGGAPTADGRWLVLAIPAAGKVAVIDLKTLTVAKTIDVPMAPQEVLIRPDEKVAYVSCNTSGKVAAIDLKTWTVKAIITAGPEADGLAWAR
- the nrdR gene encoding transcriptional regulator NrdR, with the protein product MKCPYCGFTQDKVIDSRESKEADSIRRRRECERCNKRFTTYERLDEIPYMVVKKDGRREPFDRQKVLTGLLHSCQKRKVSVTQMQEIVDAVEAFVVDSAERERSTASVGELIMTRLREIDTVAYIRFASVYRDFKDVNEFKEELEGLLSNRTTRGRRDRDTPR
- a CDS encoding isocitrate/isopropylmalate dehydrogenase family protein, translated to MSTRTHQITLIAGDGIGPEVSAATVSILEAAGKQTGCTFDWHRYNAGADAFEKTGEYIPKALYDSIEHTRVALKGPVTTPIGGGFSSINVTLRKKFDLYSNFRPVKSLPGLKTKFPDIDMVIFRENTEDLYSGVEVMINPDLAQSFKIITTKGSTRIAKSAFDYAKKHNRKKVHAIHKANIMKLSDGLFLRCCKAVAEQFPGITYAEHIVDNTCMQLVMNPWQYDIILTENLYGDILSDLCSGLIGGLGLVPGANLGTECAIFEAVHGSAPDIAGQDKANPTALLQSAVLMLHHIDETDTANNVQTALEKVYATGTTLTRDVGGTAGTKAFAEAVIAAL
- a CDS encoding lysylphosphatidylglycerol synthase transmembrane domain-containing protein, with protein sequence MSTVPAPPAKPRTGGLRNLTLALIALLAIAALAYALRSRLHIDWTSLLQQFHAVSWLRVGIGIVLIYLCFVLRAARWSVLLAPMRKASLRDLLPAQILGFTGVAIFGRVADLARPYMIARRTSTPVTTQIAIYSIERAFDLAAAATLFSLALAFAPRSTPHHDAFARAGILSLALTLALALIALSIRLAGHRLAQLIERLLQPVSASLASKLAARILDLQKGFGAISSFSEFALAMSLSLIMWAGIAGCYLMGATAFRATPQLANFSISATMLVMATGMGGSIVQLPILGWFTQVALFAATMHALFGVPLETATACAAMIFTMTNLSVIPGGLLTAQIEGIGLRETVVLRNTP
- a CDS encoding carboxypeptidase regulatory-like domain-containing protein — translated: MDPACAMAATPNTSEAVVVNDHLLQNVYVYIKSGLPASSAPAGAAPVVLDQKGCRYTPHVIAVQQGGTVEFKNSDPTMHNIHTTPTDGSPSVDVSEGPMGAPQTEHFDKVETMLPVRCNNHPWMQAYINVASTPYFAVTGANGGFVIPNLPPGTYTLAAVQETLGEKDIQVTVPAKGTVKTDFTFAAK
- a CDS encoding lytic transglycosylase domain-containing protein, yielding MPRPRPSRTTVIAVLCAIGLASSAHALERVNLTTGFSYDCVRSEPLDASHVRLYLYTPGSTASANDFVVIAAREIASIEKLPDPPAPKPIVAPTHPPADVHDLLARAGQQHNIDVELLASVVKAESGGHAHAVSRAGAQGLMQLMPSTARDLGVKDPFQPDQNIAGGAAYLDSLLTLYNNNLDLALAAYNAGPAAVAHYHNRVPPYAETRAYVVRVENEFIRRKKAAQRAAQHAATLTATVVP
- a CDS encoding sodium:proton antiporter; amino-acid sequence: MSTLALVSIIVTSAALFGWLSIRVIRLPITIGTMLLTVIASVLMMFLGRAVPALPAWAISLAGRVRFEDLILHGMLGLLLFAGAFLLDLDYLFREKLSVTLLAVIGTLLSTAGIAVLMHFTLPLLGIPAPWLECLFFGTLISPTDPVAVLEMLHRVGVPKNIQAQLAGESLFNDGIGAVLFLAVLAASRGQAPSLSHLGALLVIESGGGLILGIALAKIASELMRRVEAYQVEVLLTLALALGGYALAETLRLSAPLEAVAAGLALRHFNMGHTHAEISHDSLDRFWRVIDEVQNAILFALLGFEVLLIPFTSHSFESGGLAILAVTLVRIAVVTLVLSLVRLLQPGHASSLITLSWGGLRGGLSIALALSVPYLYSHTWILATTYLVVVFSVVLQGGTLDLFLKRAGRFQ
- a CDS encoding HAD-IIB family hydrolase, with the translated sequence MAISLIAVDMDGTLLNSDGRVSARNRAALKAAADAGIETVIATGRRHTYAMRVLRDLELNPSHAVVSSNGTVIRTIGAQLLHRTHMTTASALWLCDHVADFRNTLVLTFDTADHTGEDSRGALVVEHLDDLHTSIGRWMRSNEPYILHVDRLEDALTGDAPIQAMLCGTVDRMALAEARLLEHPLVTAVGSEPKPHAEITLHRTIYPERNLSIVDILPAGCSKASALQQLAALRDISTNDILAIGDNWNDLPMLRLAGSAVLMDNAPDDLKQLAHKHGWPIAPDNNHDGVAITIENALANALTTLGS
- a CDS encoding threonine synthase: MPAIAYLECSRCHHRVSAETPQTLCPVDAGSLYVRYDMDALRETAKRERPAQIAAESTANGQTSAGMWRYADVLPDVKPVTLGEGWTPMLRSRRYDGLFVKEEGANPTGTFKARGLGLAVTMAKHYGLRHLAVPSAGNAAGALAAYAAAGQIAAHIFMPQDVPFANYLEGVVYGAEVTMVDGLISDCARMVSERIMAQRESGLAAEDVWFDISTLKEPFRVEGKKTMGYELVEQLGWEYPDAVFYPTGGGVGLIGMWKAFEEMEQLGWVKGKRPRMYALQAAGCAPVTAAFEAGKETSEFFQNAATFAAGLRVPKPYGDYIILDILKQSGGRAVSSDDAAILESILDWAKEEGIFLSPEGAAATAAYDSLLKSGEIKSGERVVLFNTGAGLKYTDMTAEAMKLKRPGTLPTSLPVGGIITPV